Part of the Mycolicibacterium mageritense genome is shown below.
GGACGCCCCGCAGCACACGCGGCTGCGCAAGATCATCTCCCGCGGTTTCACGCCGCGGGCCATCGGCCGGCTGCAGGCCGAACTGCAGGAGCGAGCCCAGAAGATCGCCGAGAACGCCAAGGCCCAGGGGTCGGGCGACTTCGTCGAGCAGGTGTCGTGCGAGCTGCCGCTGCAGGCTATCGCCGGACTGCTCGGTGTGCCGCAGGAAGACCGCGACAAGCTTTTCCGGTGGTCCAACGAGATGACCGCGGGCGAGGATCCGGAGTACGCCGACATCGATCCGGCGATGTCCTCGTTCGAGCTCATCACCTACGCCATGAACATGGCGCAGGAGCGCGCCAAGAACCCCACCGACGACATCGTCACGCAGCTGATCGAGGCCGACATCGAAGGAGAGAAGCTCTCCGATGACGAGTTCGGCTTCTTCGTCGTGATGCTCGCCGTGGCCGGCAACGAGACCACCCGCAACTCGATCACGCACGGCATGATCGCGTTCTCGCAGCACCCCGAGCAGTGGGAGCTCTACAAGAAGGACCGCCCCGAGACTGCGGCCGACGAGATCATCCGGTGGGCCACACCCGTGTCGGCCTTCCAGCGCACGGCGCTCGAGGACACCGAGCTGGGCGGGGTGCAGATCAAGAAGGGCGAGCGGGTGGTGATGTCCTACCGCTCGGCCAACTTCGACGAAGAGGCGTTCGAGAACCCGCACACGTTCGACATCCTGCGCAGTCCCAACCCGCACGTCGGGTTCGGCGGCACGGGCGCGCACTACTGCATCGGCGCAAACCTGGCCCGCATGACCATCAACCTGATCTTCAACGCCGTCGCCGACCACATGCCCGATCTCAAGCCGATCGGCGAGCCCGAGCGGCTCAAGTCGGGGTGGCTCAACGGCATCAAGCACTGGCAGGTTGACTACACGGGTACGGGCAAGTGCCCGGTGGCCCACTGAACTGACGGAGGTGGATTCGGTGGATTTCACACCGAACCCCGAGCAGCAGGCTGTTGCCGATGTGGTGACGTCCGTGCTGGAGCGGGACAATAGTTGGGACGCACTGGTTTCCGGTGGCGTGACGGCACTCGCGGTGCCCGAACGGCTCGGTGGCGACGGCCTGGGCCTGCTCGAGGTCGCGACCGCGCTCACCGAGATCGGGCGCCACGGCACCATCAGCCCCGCCCTGGCCACGCTCGGTCTTGGCCTGGTCCCGCTGCTGGACCTGGCCTCGGAGGCGCAGCAGGACCGCTACCTCGCCGGGGTGGCTAAAGGCGACGTGTTGTCGGCAGCGCTCAACGAGCCGGGCGCCCAGCTCCCGGACCGGCCCGCCACGACCTATTCCGACGGCAAGCTCAACGGTGTGAAAACCGGTGTGCCCTATGCCGGATCGGCGCAGTGGCTGCTGGTGACCGCCGACACGGCCGTCGTGATCGTGGCGCCGACCGCGGCCGGCGTCACGGTGACGAAGACGCCCACGGCCAACGGCTCCGACGAATATGTGGTGACCTTCGCCGACGTCGAGGTGCCGGCCGGCGACGTGCTCGACGGCGCGACCGCTCACCGGGTCAACCAGCTGGCGCTGGCGACCACGGGTGCTTTCGCGGCAGGTCTGGTCGCGGGTGCGCTGCGGCTCACCGCCGACTACGTCGCGACCCGCGAGCAGTTCGGCCGCCCGCTGTCGACCTTCCAGACCGTGGCAGCTCAGCTGTCGGAGGTCTACATCGCCTCGCGGACCATCGACCTGGTGGCGACGTCGGCGACGTGGCGGTTGAGTGAAGGCCTCGACACCGAGGACGATCTGGCCATCCTCGGGTACTGGGTGACGTCGCAGGCACCCCCGGCGATGCGGACCTGCCATCATCTGCACGGCGGCATGGGCATGGACATCACCTACCCGATGGACCGTTACTACTCGTCGATCAAGGATCTGGCCCGGTTGCTGGGCGGTCCGCTGCGTCGTCTCGATCTGGTGGGAGCGTAGAGCATGTACATCGAGCTGACGCCCGAGCAGCGGGCACTGCAAGCCGAACTGCGGCAGTATTTTTCGACCCTCATCACACCGGGCGAGGCCAAGGCGATGGAGTCCGATCGCCACAACGAGGCCTACCGTGCGGTGATCAAACGCATGGGCTCCGACGGCAAGCTGGGTGTCGGCTGGCCCAAGGAGTACGGCGGCCTGGGCTTCGGTCCCATCGAGCAGCAGATCTTCGTCAACGAGGCCAACCGCGCCGACATCCCGTTGCCGCTCGTGACGCTGCAGACCGTCGGACCCACGCTGCAGGTGTACGGCACCGAGGAACAGAAGAAGAAGTTCCTGCCCGGGATCCTTTCCGGTGACATCCATTTCGCGATCGGCTACTCCGAGCCCGACGCGGGCACCGACCTGGCGTCGCTGCGCACCACCGCAGTCAGGCACGGCGACGAGTACATCGTCAACGGCCAGAAGATGTGGACCACGGGCGCGCACGACGCCGACTACATCTGGCTGGCCTGCCGCACCGATCCCACCGCCGCCAAGCACAAGGGCATCTCGATCCTGATCGTCGACACCAAGGATCCGGGGTACTCGTGGACGCCGATCATCCTGTCCGACGGCGCGCACCACACCAATGCGACGTACTACAACGACGTGCACGTACCCGCAGACATGGTGGTCGGCGAGGAGAACGGCGGCTGGAAGCTCATCACCACCCAGCTCAATCACGAACGCGTGAGCCTCGGGCCGGCCGGGCGCATCGCAGGCATCTACGACCACGTCTACGCCTGGGCGTCGAAACCCGGATCGGACGGCGTGA
Proteins encoded:
- a CDS encoding acyl-CoA dehydrogenase family protein — its product is MDFTPNPEQQAVADVVTSVLERDNSWDALVSGGVTALAVPERLGGDGLGLLEVATALTEIGRHGTISPALATLGLGLVPLLDLASEAQQDRYLAGVAKGDVLSAALNEPGAQLPDRPATTYSDGKLNGVKTGVPYAGSAQWLLVTADTAVVIVAPTAAGVTVTKTPTANGSDEYVVTFADVEVPAGDVLDGATAHRVNQLALATTGAFAAGLVAGALRLTADYVATREQFGRPLSTFQTVAAQLSEVYIASRTIDLVATSATWRLSEGLDTEDDLAILGYWVTSQAPPAMRTCHHLHGGMGMDITYPMDRYYSSIKDLARLLGGPLRRLDLVGA
- the fadE29 gene encoding acyl-CoA dehydrogenase FadE29; the protein is MYIELTPEQRALQAELRQYFSTLITPGEAKAMESDRHNEAYRAVIKRMGSDGKLGVGWPKEYGGLGFGPIEQQIFVNEANRADIPLPLVTLQTVGPTLQVYGTEEQKKKFLPGILSGDIHFAIGYSEPDAGTDLASLRTTAVRHGDEYIVNGQKMWTTGAHDADYIWLACRTDPTAAKHKGISILIVDTKDPGYSWTPIILSDGAHHTNATYYNDVHVPADMVVGEENGGWKLITTQLNHERVSLGPAGRIAGIYDHVYAWASKPGSDGVTPIEHDDARHLLGQIKSIWRINELLNWQVAASGETIAVADAAATKVFSTERIQEVGRLAEELVGRFGNPADPETAELLEWLDKMTKRNLVITFGGGVNEVMREMIAASGLKVPRVPR
- a CDS encoding cytochrome P450 is translated as MPCPNIPADFDFLDATLNLERLPVEELAQLRQSEPIHWVDVPGGTGGFGDRGYWLVTKHADVKEVSKRNDIFGSSPDGAIPVWPQEMTREAVDVQKAVLLNMDAPQHTRLRKIISRGFTPRAIGRLQAELQERAQKIAENAKAQGSGDFVEQVSCELPLQAIAGLLGVPQEDRDKLFRWSNEMTAGEDPEYADIDPAMSSFELITYAMNMAQERAKNPTDDIVTQLIEADIEGEKLSDDEFGFFVVMLAVAGNETTRNSITHGMIAFSQHPEQWELYKKDRPETAADEIIRWATPVSAFQRTALEDTELGGVQIKKGERVVMSYRSANFDEEAFENPHTFDILRSPNPHVGFGGTGAHYCIGANLARMTINLIFNAVADHMPDLKPIGEPERLKSGWLNGIKHWQVDYTGTGKCPVAH